In Persicimonas caeni, a single window of DNA contains:
- a CDS encoding acyl-CoA dehydrogenase family protein, protein MGNFYKDNDDLRFYIEKWIDWEPLVRLTEHDYNYEYGFQNADEAVDFYKNVLEMIGRFVAEEIDPYVAEMEREGPKLVDGEVIFPERFDEIFEQIKQLDLHGMCVPRELGGMNMPLLVYMFQTEMMARSDVSIAAHHGFHGGIAMALLVYSIMEGTTEFDEETGHITSTRFGDEISEIITGQAWGSMDITEPDAGSDMAALRTRAEQDEDGNWYVTGTKIFITSGHGKYHVVIAKTEEEDEDAGAYAGLAKLSTFLVPTWVEDEDGNKKRVATVERIEEKLGHHLSSTCVMNFEKTPAYLIGERGEGFKQMLLLMNNARIGISFESIGLCESAYRMSKAYAEERESMGKTIDRHEMIADYLEEMQTDIQGMRALVVEAAFHEEIAQKYQIMAEMSEDPVEAKEARAKYKKHQWEAREITPLVKYLAAEKAVEMSQRAIQIHGGVGYTTEYGAEKLLRDAMVMPIYEGTSQIQALMAMKDTMSSIMRNPQEFVKMLAQKRWQSLSARDPLERRLAKLESLLLSAEQHLVTKTAVDKFRSLSGVPIFDWPQELTREWNPKRDFAYAMLHAERLTKLLTDVKICQLLFEQAREYPERRDVFVRYLERAEPRCRFLYDEITTTGDRLVSKLHPEQQLEGAAE, encoded by the coding sequence ATGGGAAACTTCTACAAAGACAACGACGATCTTCGGTTTTATATCGAAAAGTGGATCGACTGGGAGCCGCTCGTCCGGTTGACCGAGCACGACTACAACTACGAGTACGGCTTTCAGAACGCCGACGAGGCAGTCGACTTTTACAAGAACGTGCTCGAGATGATCGGGCGCTTCGTGGCCGAGGAGATCGACCCGTATGTGGCCGAAATGGAGCGCGAGGGGCCCAAGCTGGTCGACGGGGAGGTGATCTTCCCGGAGCGTTTCGACGAGATCTTCGAGCAGATCAAGCAGCTCGACCTGCACGGCATGTGCGTGCCCAGAGAACTCGGCGGCATGAATATGCCGCTGCTGGTCTACATGTTCCAGACCGAGATGATGGCGCGCTCGGACGTCTCGATCGCCGCCCACCACGGCTTCCACGGCGGTATCGCCATGGCGCTTCTGGTCTACTCGATCATGGAGGGCACCACCGAGTTCGACGAGGAGACCGGCCACATCACCAGCACGCGCTTCGGCGATGAGATCTCCGAGATCATCACCGGCCAAGCGTGGGGTTCGATGGACATCACCGAGCCGGACGCCGGCAGCGACATGGCCGCCCTTCGCACCCGTGCCGAGCAGGACGAGGACGGCAACTGGTACGTCACCGGCACCAAGATCTTCATCACCTCCGGCCACGGCAAATACCACGTGGTCATCGCCAAGACCGAGGAAGAGGACGAGGATGCCGGCGCCTACGCCGGCCTCGCCAAGCTTTCGACCTTCTTGGTGCCCACCTGGGTGGAGGATGAGGACGGCAACAAAAAGCGCGTGGCCACCGTCGAGCGCATCGAGGAGAAGCTGGGCCACCACCTGTCGTCGACCTGCGTGATGAACTTCGAGAAGACGCCCGCCTACCTCATCGGCGAGCGCGGCGAGGGCTTCAAGCAGATGCTCTTGCTGATGAACAACGCGCGTATCGGCATCAGCTTCGAGTCGATCGGGCTGTGCGAGTCGGCCTACCGGATGTCCAAAGCCTACGCCGAAGAGCGCGAGAGCATGGGCAAGACGATCGATCGCCACGAGATGATCGCCGATTACCTCGAGGAGATGCAGACCGATATCCAAGGCATGCGCGCGTTGGTCGTCGAGGCAGCCTTCCACGAGGAGATCGCCCAGAAATACCAGATCATGGCCGAGATGTCCGAAGATCCGGTCGAGGCCAAGGAAGCGCGCGCGAAGTACAAAAAGCACCAGTGGGAGGCTCGCGAGATCACGCCGTTGGTCAAGTACTTGGCCGCCGAGAAGGCCGTCGAGATGTCCCAGCGCGCCATCCAGATCCATGGTGGCGTGGGCTACACGACCGAGTATGGCGCCGAGAAGCTGCTGCGCGACGCCATGGTCATGCCCATCTACGAGGGCACCAGCCAGATCCAGGCGCTCATGGCGATGAAAGACACGATGAGCTCGATCATGCGCAACCCGCAGGAGTTCGTCAAAATGCTCGCCCAGAAACGCTGGCAGAGCCTGTCGGCGCGCGACCCGCTCGAGCGGCGCCTCGCCAAGCTCGAGAGTCTGCTGTTGAGCGCCGAGCAGCATCTGGTGACCAAGACCGCGGTCGATAAGTTCAGGTCGCTGTCGGGCGTGCCGATCTTCGATTGGCCTCAGGAGTTGACCCGCGAGTGGAATCCCAAGCGTGATTTCGCGTACGCCATGCTCCACGCCGAGCGGCTCACCAAATTGTTGACCGACGTCAAGATCTGCCAGCTGTTGTTCGAGCAGGCTCGGGAGTACCCGGAGCGACGCGATGTCTTTGTGCGCTATCTCGAGCGCGCCGAGCCCCGTTGCCGCTTTTTGTACGACGAGATCACCACCACAGGGGACCGACTGGTCTCCAAGCTGCACCCGGAACAGCAATTGGAGGGCGCGGCCGAGTAG
- a CDS encoding glycerate kinase type-2 family protein: MSSSLQHPNDNRPHRPTALAILAAALNAVAPDRLLREALSFDEQTLRCGEQIYDLDAYERVVVIGAGKASAPMARALEQMLADRIDESFVVVREGYTVPTERIEIFEAAHPMPDERSREGAARVLEIARAAGPSDLVICLLSGGGSSLLLAPADGLTLDDLQQTTDVLVGSGADITAINTIRKHCSKLKGGRLAEAIAPATSLTLVLSDVVGNPLDAIASGPTVPDASTYENAWQVVERFELEDKLPDAVVAHLRAGVAGERDETPKRGSQAFEKTTVAVIGDCATAAEAALEQAREEGFDAAILTTTLEGEAREVGVVCASLAREVRDHHRPIEPPACLILAGETTVTLQGDGTGGRNQELALSAAHALAGEADILVATLATDGTDGPTDAAGAIIDGETVGRGRRKDLDAVDHLRRNDAYPFLEATGELILTGPTNTNVNDLVCLLVTALSPSDPTP; this comes from the coding sequence ATGTCTTCATCACTCCAGCATCCCAACGACAATCGACCGCACCGACCAACAGCACTCGCGATACTTGCTGCTGCGTTGAACGCCGTTGCGCCTGATCGACTATTGCGCGAAGCGTTATCATTCGACGAACAGACTCTGCGTTGCGGCGAGCAGATCTACGATCTCGACGCGTACGAGCGGGTCGTGGTGATTGGCGCCGGCAAGGCGAGCGCGCCGATGGCCCGAGCGCTCGAGCAGATGCTCGCCGACCGCATCGACGAGAGCTTCGTGGTGGTGCGCGAGGGGTACACGGTGCCGACCGAGCGAATCGAGATCTTCGAAGCGGCGCATCCGATGCCCGACGAGCGCTCTCGAGAGGGTGCGGCGCGCGTCCTCGAGATCGCGCGTGCGGCCGGTCCGAGCGATCTGGTGATCTGCCTGCTATCCGGGGGTGGATCCTCGCTTCTGCTTGCGCCGGCCGACGGGCTCACCCTCGACGACCTGCAGCAGACGACCGACGTGCTGGTAGGAAGTGGCGCCGACATCACCGCGATCAACACCATTCGCAAGCACTGCTCGAAGCTCAAAGGTGGCAGGCTGGCCGAGGCGATCGCCCCGGCGACGTCGCTCACCCTGGTCCTGTCGGACGTCGTCGGCAATCCGCTCGACGCGATCGCGTCGGGGCCGACGGTGCCCGACGCATCGACGTACGAAAACGCTTGGCAGGTCGTGGAGCGCTTCGAGCTCGAAGACAAGCTCCCCGATGCGGTCGTCGCGCACCTTCGCGCCGGCGTCGCCGGTGAGCGCGACGAGACGCCCAAGCGGGGAAGCCAAGCCTTCGAGAAGACGACGGTGGCTGTCATCGGCGACTGCGCCACCGCCGCCGAAGCCGCGCTCGAGCAGGCGCGAGAGGAAGGATTCGACGCGGCAATACTGACGACGACGCTGGAGGGCGAAGCGCGCGAGGTCGGCGTGGTCTGTGCCTCGCTCGCCCGCGAGGTGCGAGATCATCACCGGCCCATCGAGCCGCCGGCGTGCTTGATTCTGGCCGGAGAGACCACGGTCACCCTGCAAGGCGACGGAACCGGCGGACGAAATCAAGAACTCGCGCTGTCGGCGGCTCACGCGCTTGCCGGCGAAGCCGACATCTTAGTCGCGACCCTCGCGACCGACGGCACCGACGGCCCCACCGACGCAGCCGGCGCCATCATCGACGGCGAGACCGTCGGTCGTGGCCGACGCAAAGACCTCGACGCCGTCGATCACCTCCGGCGAAACGACGCGTATCCATTTTTGGAGGCGACCGGCGAGCTCATCCTCACCGGTCCGACCAACACCAACGTCAACGATCTGGTGTGCTTGCTCGTTACGGCCCTTTCTCCTTCGGACCCGACGCCTTGA
- a CDS encoding Gfo/Idh/MocA family protein — protein sequence MSQSTTRGRDTIHYAVVGLGHITQAAVLPAFENADNCELTALVSGDQDKLDELGDKYGVEYSVHYDDYEEFLEEGLVDAVYIAVPNHLHRDFTVQAAEAGVHVLCEKPMAVTAEECREMIEACERNDVKLMIAYRLHFEAGNLEAVELVQQGKLGDLRFFDATFTQDVVEGDIRLNPIEKGGGSVYDMGIYCINAARFLFRGEPFEVSAWSESSDDPRFADCDEMTSAILRFPGHRLATFTSSFGSAKTDTFRLVGTDGELVMEPAFGYATHIKYELTADEDTQSHTFPKRDQFGPELIYFADCVLDNKHPEPDGYEGMADVQIIEAIYESARKGEPVMVEPVEEQIRPERDQEITRPGFPKPDEVKASGPKEKGP from the coding sequence ATGAGTCAATCGACAACAAGAGGCCGTGACACCATCCACTATGCAGTCGTCGGGTTGGGTCATATCACCCAGGCGGCGGTGCTGCCCGCATTCGAGAACGCCGACAACTGCGAGCTGACGGCGTTGGTCTCGGGCGACCAGGACAAGCTCGACGAGCTCGGCGACAAGTACGGCGTCGAGTACAGTGTGCACTACGACGACTACGAGGAGTTTCTCGAGGAGGGGCTCGTCGACGCGGTCTATATTGCGGTGCCCAATCACTTGCATCGCGACTTTACCGTTCAGGCGGCCGAGGCCGGCGTTCACGTGTTGTGCGAGAAGCCGATGGCGGTCACCGCCGAAGAGTGCCGCGAGATGATCGAGGCGTGCGAGCGAAACGACGTCAAGCTGATGATCGCCTACCGGCTGCATTTCGAGGCGGGCAACCTCGAGGCGGTCGAGCTGGTCCAACAGGGGAAGCTCGGCGACCTGAGGTTCTTCGATGCGACTTTCACTCAAGATGTCGTCGAGGGCGATATTCGGCTCAACCCCATCGAGAAGGGGGGCGGCAGCGTCTACGACATGGGGATCTACTGCATCAACGCGGCTCGGTTTCTGTTTCGGGGCGAGCCGTTCGAGGTCAGCGCCTGGTCGGAGAGCTCCGACGATCCGCGCTTCGCGGACTGCGACGAGATGACGAGCGCGATCTTACGGTTTCCGGGGCATCGGTTGGCCACGTTCACGTCGAGCTTCGGGTCGGCCAAGACCGATACGTTTCGCCTGGTGGGCACCGACGGCGAGTTGGTCATGGAGCCGGCGTTCGGCTACGCCACGCATATCAAGTACGAGCTGACCGCCGACGAGGATACCCAGTCGCACACCTTCCCCAAGCGCGACCAGTTCGGCCCCGAGCTCATCTACTTCGCCGATTGCGTGTTGGACAACAAACACCCCGAGCCGGACGGCTACGAGGGCATGGCCGACGTGCAGATCATCGAGGCGATCTACGAGTCGGCCAGAAAGGGCGAGCCGGTCATGGTCGAGCCTGTCGAGGAGCAGATTCGGCCCGAGCGCGACCAGGAGATCACTCGGCCTGGATTTCCCAAGCCCGACGAGGTCAAGGCGTCGGGTCCGAAGGAGAAAGGGCCGTAA
- a CDS encoding cytochrome-c peroxidase, with protein sequence MLSRVATYLGIVGVAAALSSSVACDKAPEAERSASSASADSVVGVFSEREKKLIERLSPLGEPPVDETNAVVGDERAATLGQFLFFDTRLSQNNKISCASCHEPDHGFSVAATLGHGIAGTPRHPPSLLNAAYHHWYNWDGSTDSLWAQAVGPLESPVEMGFTRTGLAHLIYADAELRRAYEAIFGELPDMSDAERFPKEARPVPAEPEHAHDRAWQAMAPEDRQAVNRVLTNVTKAMAAYQTKLVRKDAPFDTFVEGLSEGDEAKMAALSESQKRGLDLFLGKGNCVQCHTGPNFTDGTFHNLGLGPRDWLDKDEGRWDGVTKVSKSEFNATGAYSDKIDGKRGQWIEFLTRTSEDHGQFKTPTLRNVELTAPYMHGGHFETLEEVVRFYSLLDERVQLGHREEMLVPLGLSDQEIDDVVAFLKSLTGEPLPDELTKQPASPVSGAQLANP encoded by the coding sequence ATGCTGTCGCGAGTAGCAACATATCTGGGGATCGTCGGCGTGGCGGCTGCGCTCAGCTCGAGTGTGGCGTGTGACAAAGCGCCCGAGGCCGAACGATCTGCCTCGAGCGCTTCGGCCGACTCTGTCGTGGGTGTCTTCTCCGAGCGTGAGAAGAAGCTCATCGAACGCCTCTCACCGCTGGGCGAGCCGCCGGTCGACGAGACCAACGCGGTGGTCGGCGACGAGCGCGCGGCGACCCTCGGGCAGTTCCTCTTCTTCGATACGCGTCTGTCTCAAAACAACAAGATCAGCTGCGCGAGCTGTCACGAGCCCGACCACGGGTTTAGCGTCGCCGCCACGTTGGGCCACGGCATCGCGGGCACCCCGCGCCATCCGCCGAGCCTGCTCAACGCCGCTTACCACCATTGGTACAACTGGGACGGGAGCACAGACAGCCTGTGGGCGCAGGCCGTCGGGCCGCTCGAGAGCCCGGTGGAGATGGGCTTTACCCGCACCGGACTGGCCCATTTGATCTACGCCGACGCCGAGCTTCGCCGCGCCTACGAGGCGATCTTTGGCGAGTTGCCCGACATGTCCGATGCCGAGCGCTTTCCCAAGGAGGCTCGCCCGGTGCCCGCCGAGCCCGAGCATGCTCATGATCGAGCCTGGCAGGCGATGGCGCCCGAAGACCGTCAGGCGGTCAACCGCGTGTTGACCAACGTGACCAAGGCGATGGCGGCCTACCAGACGAAGCTCGTGCGCAAGGATGCTCCGTTCGACACCTTCGTCGAGGGGCTGAGCGAAGGTGACGAGGCCAAGATGGCCGCCCTCTCCGAGTCGCAGAAGCGTGGCCTCGACTTGTTCCTGGGCAAGGGCAACTGCGTGCAGTGCCACACGGGGCCAAATTTTACCGACGGCACCTTCCACAACCTCGGTCTGGGCCCGCGCGATTGGCTCGACAAAGACGAAGGGCGCTGGGACGGGGTGACCAAAGTCTCCAAGAGCGAGTTCAACGCCACCGGAGCCTACAGCGACAAGATCGACGGCAAGCGCGGCCAGTGGATCGAGTTTTTGACACGCACCTCCGAAGACCACGGTCAATTCAAGACGCCGACGCTGCGAAACGTCGAGCTGACCGCGCCGTACATGCACGGTGGTCACTTCGAGACGCTCGAGGAAGTGGTGCGGTTTTATTCGCTGCTCGACGAGCGAGTTCAGCTGGGCCACCGCGAAGAGATGCTTGTGCCGTTGGGCTTGAGCGACCAAGAGATCGACGATGTCGTCGCCTTCCTCAAATCCCTGACCGGCGAGCCCTTGCCGGACGAGCTGACAAAGCAGCCTGCCTCGCCCGTTTCCGGGGCGCAGCTTGCAAATCCCTAG
- a CDS encoding CBS domain-containing protein: MDSLVGDVLNQKGWFIHTIEQGATVFDAIQKMVDLNIGSLVVTDDGGEMVGIMTERDYLTKVALEGRSSKTTFVYEIMTKQVVVIEAGFNMRQCLFLMTEKRCRHLPVVRDGSVQGLISIGDCAREIAHDRDVTVQYFVDFIQRRYPA; the protein is encoded by the coding sequence ATGGACAGCTTAGTCGGGGACGTACTCAATCAAAAAGGTTGGTTTATCCATACGATCGAACAGGGGGCGACCGTGTTCGACGCCATCCAGAAGATGGTCGATCTAAATATCGGCTCGCTCGTCGTCACAGATGACGGCGGCGAGATGGTCGGGATCATGACCGAGCGTGACTACTTGACCAAGGTCGCGTTGGAGGGTCGTTCGTCGAAGACCACCTTCGTCTACGAAATCATGACCAAGCAGGTCGTGGTCATCGAGGCCGGGTTCAACATGCGCCAGTGTCTCTTTTTGATGACCGAGAAGCGTTGCCGACACCTGCCGGTCGTGCGCGATGGCAGTGTTCAGGGGTTGATCTCGATCGGTGACTGCGCGCGCGAAATCGCCCACGACCGCGACGTGACCGTGCAGTACTTTGTAGACTTCATCCAAAGACGGTATCCTGCCTAA
- a CDS encoding CehA/McbA family metallohydrolase — MLTMGATCGSDSNENFPLIDAGGDVKSDIGDTSPSTRVAVPIALDDYLEDNESTDTVKVYQVESNDELADGPVTEARVGDWVLENGRVKLFVEGTDRAMSPCPWGGNIVDAQYKRDDGTWTDDVTGEICLMVNVGQTFAPEEFEVLRDGSDGGPAVLAVSGRLELLDFLNISAMANDYAPGILDRVALDPDKIVPAKLTRYLILHPGDTGVRVVTALRNDGEETAHMAVGHLMRGGAHGNYFNPLNSLGGWGYRSLGADNLNGDTLPFVAYAGPEGGYAYLPKPDPNLRPSAEALPRGGVQVSISGVTVSLLGRDSVLQTLLASESRIKTLEGLYHLEPQEIGIVEHWEFFGDDKLNSMVDPIYDRLQIERGTIAGRVTDSTGQPVAGALVTAIDAEDRGMNQTRTNADGEYEMTVPTGAYTVRARLDGRVSREAPSLSIAHTQRGDADLVLKDPARIEVNVRTPADEPTPARVMVTCVDTCPDMPTSQERDVSLDSLPSNVSRIVSVGVDGQASIELPAGEYRVAVTRGMEWSIWPHNAADDGGYLVDLAEGESIALDAEIARVVDTSGAISADFHVHGVTSPDSIVRKHNRVKNFMGEGVDVLISTDHDFISDYGPEIARQGAGHEITSVVGAEITTPHLGHFNAFPLVRDPAHRRGGALDWARGTDYDMTPAEVFKWVDEQDGNPDNAQVKQINHPGSTIPPLKADVLRGITLADPETKRLDPSLTGSGGQDTGLWSDDFSAIEMMNGHSMGRVWTVMRWWLSMVSRGFSPTATAVTDTHKLYSDLGGSPRTFVFVGDDHDTPQTFDAQAFAAASNNNRAIGTNGPFFRVELENSSGETATLGETLAADDGQVTARITIDVPEWMQVDTIDVYSNLPADAIVTAPGGSIDDPIAPTSSHPFTFEQSDLVEVASGDHTHSHWTKTVDIPLDISADAYVVFVVRGSNHMYPVIPSTGVMPFAFSNPVFVDADGNGYDNPPLEALAQTPLEPMMLQKAAPAPFEGQLTPEELGGFIEKYGHKH; from the coding sequence ATGCTCACGATGGGAGCCACCTGTGGCTCCGACTCCAACGAGAATTTCCCGCTGATTGACGCAGGCGGCGACGTCAAAAGCGATATCGGTGATACGAGTCCGTCGACTCGAGTCGCGGTGCCCATCGCGCTGGACGACTACCTCGAGGACAATGAGTCGACCGATACCGTCAAGGTCTACCAGGTCGAGTCGAACGACGAACTCGCCGACGGTCCGGTCACCGAGGCGCGCGTAGGCGACTGGGTGCTCGAGAACGGCCGCGTCAAACTGTTCGTCGAGGGGACCGATCGAGCGATGAGCCCTTGCCCGTGGGGCGGCAATATCGTCGACGCCCAGTACAAACGCGACGATGGCACTTGGACCGACGACGTGACCGGCGAGATTTGTCTGATGGTCAACGTCGGCCAGACCTTCGCGCCCGAGGAGTTCGAGGTGCTGCGTGACGGCTCCGACGGCGGGCCGGCGGTGCTGGCCGTCAGCGGCCGCCTGGAACTGCTCGACTTTCTCAACATCAGCGCGATGGCCAACGACTACGCGCCCGGTATCCTCGACCGCGTCGCCCTCGATCCCGACAAGATCGTGCCTGCCAAGTTGACCCGGTATCTGATCTTGCACCCCGGCGACACCGGCGTGCGTGTGGTGACTGCGCTTCGAAACGACGGCGAGGAGACCGCCCACATGGCCGTCGGCCACCTGATGCGAGGCGGTGCTCACGGCAATTATTTCAACCCGCTCAACAGCCTTGGCGGCTGGGGCTACCGCTCGCTGGGGGCCGATAACCTCAACGGCGACACCCTCCCCTTTGTCGCCTACGCCGGCCCCGAAGGCGGCTACGCCTACCTGCCCAAGCCCGACCCGAACCTGCGCCCCTCCGCCGAAGCGTTGCCTCGCGGTGGCGTGCAGGTCTCCATCTCGGGCGTGACCGTGTCGCTCTTGGGCCGCGACAGCGTCCTGCAAACCCTGCTCGCCAGCGAGTCGCGCATCAAAACACTCGAGGGGCTCTACCACCTCGAGCCCCAGGAGATCGGCATCGTCGAGCACTGGGAGTTCTTCGGTGACGACAAGCTCAACTCGATGGTCGACCCCATCTACGATCGGCTCCAAATCGAGCGCGGCACTATCGCGGGTAGAGTCACCGACTCGACTGGTCAGCCGGTCGCGGGTGCCCTGGTCACTGCGATCGACGCCGAGGATCGCGGCATGAACCAGACGCGCACCAACGCCGACGGCGAGTACGAAATGACCGTGCCCACGGGCGCCTACACGGTGCGGGCCCGTCTCGACGGGCGAGTGAGCCGCGAAGCTCCTTCGCTGAGCATCGCCCACACCCAAAGAGGCGACGCCGATCTGGTCTTGAAGGATCCGGCACGTATCGAGGTGAACGTGCGTACGCCCGCCGACGAGCCGACCCCGGCACGCGTGATGGTCACCTGCGTGGACACCTGCCCCGACATGCCGACCTCTCAGGAGCGCGACGTCTCCCTCGACTCGCTCCCCTCGAACGTCTCGCGGATCGTGTCGGTCGGCGTCGACGGCCAGGCGAGCATCGAGCTTCCCGCCGGCGAGTACCGCGTGGCGGTCACCCGCGGCATGGAGTGGTCGATCTGGCCGCACAACGCCGCCGACGATGGCGGCTACCTGGTCGACCTCGCCGAGGGCGAGTCGATCGCGCTCGACGCCGAAATCGCCCGTGTGGTCGACACCTCCGGCGCAATCTCGGCCGATTTTCACGTCCACGGCGTCACCTCGCCCGACAGCATCGTGCGAAAGCACAACCGTGTGAAGAACTTCATGGGTGAGGGCGTCGACGTGCTCATCAGCACCGACCACGACTTCATCAGCGACTACGGACCCGAGATCGCCCGGCAAGGCGCCGGCCACGAGATCACCAGCGTCGTCGGAGCCGAAATCACCACCCCGCACTTGGGTCACTTCAACGCCTTCCCGCTGGTACGCGACCCCGCTCACCGCCGTGGCGGCGCGCTCGACTGGGCGCGCGGCACCGACTACGACATGACGCCCGCGGAGGTCTTCAAGTGGGTGGACGAGCAGGACGGAAACCCCGACAACGCCCAGGTCAAACAGATCAACCACCCCGGCAGCACCATCCCGCCGCTCAAAGCCGACGTGCTGCGCGGCATCACCCTGGCCGACCCGGAGACCAAGCGCCTCGATCCCAGCCTGACGGGCTCGGGAGGACAAGACACCGGGCTGTGGTCGGACGACTTTTCGGCCATCGAGATGATGAACGGGCACAGCATGGGCCGCGTCTGGACGGTGATGCGCTGGTGGCTGTCGATGGTCAGCCGCGGCTTCTCGCCGACCGCCACCGCGGTCACCGACACCCACAAGCTCTACTCCGACCTGGGCGGAAGCCCGCGGACCTTCGTCTTCGTCGGCGACGACCACGACACCCCGCAGACCTTCGACGCCCAAGCCTTCGCCGCCGCCTCGAATAACAACCGCGCCATCGGCACCAACGGGCCCTTCTTTCGCGTCGAGCTCGAAAACTCGAGCGGTGAGACCGCCACGCTCGGCGAGACGCTGGCGGCGGACGACGGGCAAGTGACCGCCCGGATCACCATCGACGTCCCCGAGTGGATGCAGGTCGACACCATCGACGTCTACAGCAACCTGCCGGCCGACGCGATCGTCACCGCCCCCGGCGGCTCGATCGACGATCCCATCGCGCCGACCTCGTCGCACCCGTTCACCTTCGAGCAGAGCGATCTGGTCGAGGTCGCGTCGGGCGACCACACGCACAGCCACTGGACCAAAACCGTCGACATCCCGCTCGATATCTCCGCAGACGCCTACGTCGTCTTCGTGGTGCGCGGCAGCAACCACATGTATCCGGTCATCCCCAGCACCGGCGTGATGCCCTTTGCCTTCTCGAACCCGGTCTTCGTCGACGCCGACGGTAACGGCTACGACAACCCGCCACTCGAAGCGCTGGCCCAGACGCCGCTGGAGCCTATGATGTTGCAGAAAGCAGCGCCCGCGCCTTTCGAAGGCCAACTGACCCCCGAAGAGCTGGGCGGGTTCATCGAGAAGTATGGCCACAAGCACTGA
- a CDS encoding TetR/AcrR family transcriptional regulator, which produces MSNAPKNTPDVRTQILHVATQLFARNGFDGTPLQAISDEVGIAKPSLLYHFPSKEELRRAVLDGVMSHWNEVIPKLLQAATTGEHRFESLINEIVVFFNEDPDRARLLVREMLDRPDEMKLLFQQTLGPWMKILSDYIRRGQEEGIIHADLDPEAYILQIIQLVVGTIAIGDVVESLLDALSDERSPHRRQVDEVIRIARSSLFIEPDPPDQNPSNPDP; this is translated from the coding sequence ATGTCCAACGCACCAAAAAATACCCCCGACGTACGTACCCAGATTCTACATGTGGCGACGCAACTCTTTGCGCGCAACGGCTTCGACGGCACCCCGCTCCAGGCGATCTCCGACGAGGTGGGAATCGCCAAACCGTCGCTCCTGTACCACTTTCCATCCAAAGAGGAGCTGCGTCGGGCGGTGCTCGACGGGGTGATGTCGCACTGGAATGAGGTGATCCCGAAGTTGCTGCAGGCGGCGACGACCGGCGAGCATCGCTTCGAGTCGCTCATCAACGAGATCGTGGTCTTCTTCAACGAAGATCCGGACCGTGCGCGCCTGTTGGTGCGCGAAATGCTCGACCGTCCCGACGAGATGAAGCTTCTGTTCCAGCAGACTCTGGGACCGTGGATGAAGATCTTGTCCGACTATATCCGGCGCGGCCAGGAAGAAGGCATCATCCACGCCGACCTCGATCCGGAAGCCTACATTTTGCAGATCATCCAACTGGTGGTGGGCACGATCGCCATCGGCGACGTCGTCGAGTCTTTGCTCGACGCGTTGTCCGACGAGCGCTCTCCGCACCGACGCCAGGTCGACGAAGTCATACGAATCGCGCGCTCGAGTCTCTTCATCGAGCCCGACCCACCCGACCAAAACCCCTCGAACCCCGACCCCTAA